From the genome of Tissierellales bacterium:
GGAAGTTAGTATATTTATGCCTTCCTTCTTTAAATGTCTCTCCAAAGTTCTAGCCATTTCTTCCTCCACTGATGAAAGTATACGTTCTGACCTCTGTATTAAAGTTACATTTGATCCTAAAGCATTAAATAATGTGGCAAATTCTACTGCTATAACTCCACCACCAATTACTACTAAGTCCTTAGGAATTTCTTCTAATTGTAGTGCACCTTTACTATTTATTATTTTTCCAGTTTTCAGTGTTTCCTCTAGACCAGGTATTGAAGGAACTGATTCTCCTGCACCTATTCCTATAATCATATTTTTGCCAGTTATAGTTTCACCATTAACTTTAATTTGATTCTTATTTAAAATAGTTCCCTTCCCTTCGTAAAGATCAATCTTATTCTTTTTAAATAATGTATATATACCAGATACTAATTGATTCACTACTTTATCTTTCCTTTTTAAAAGTAAATTCCAATCAACTTTTACTTTAGATTCATCAATGCCTACAATACCAAATTCTTTTCCTCTTAACATATCTTTATAAAGTTTAGCGGTTTTTAATAAAGTCTTTGTAGGAATACATCCCCAGTTTAAACATACCCCTCCCAGCTTATTTTTTTCTACTACTGCTACTTTGCCCCCTAGTTGAGCTGCCTTAATGGCAGCTACATAACCTCCAGGGCCTCCTCCTAAGACAATAAGATCATATTTATTCATCTCTTCACCTTCTTCCCTTCCTATGATTTCATTAATAATATTTCCGGTTCCATAAGGGCTTGAGATAGGATATTTAGAAATCGGGCTCCACTAGCTCCATCAATTATTCTATGATCATAAGAAAGTGACAGAGGCAATACCTTTTCAATTGCTATTTCTCCATCCTTTACAACTGGTTTTTCAACAATACGCCCTATACCTAAAATTGCCGATTCAGGATAATTAATAATTGGAATTCCAAATAGTCCTCCAATAGAACCATAATTAGTTACAGTAAAAGTTCCTCCTCTTAGTTCCTCAATTAAAATTTCATTATCTTTAGCTCTACTACTTAAATCATCAATTTCCTTAGCTATTTCAATTACTGATTTTTTATCTGCATCCTTAAGCACTGGCACCATTAAACCTCTTTCTGTATCTGTGGCAATACCAATATTGTAAAAATATTTCAATACTAATTCTTCTTTCTCTTCATCTAAAGAAGAATTAAATTCAGGATATTCTTTCAATGCTATAATAATCGCTTTGATAATAAAAGGTAGATAGGTTATATTAATACCTTCATCTCTTAATACATTTTTATATTTCTTTCTAAACTCATAAAGATTTGAAACATTTAATTCATCCATTGCAGTTGTATGAGGTATTGTAAATCTAGAGTTAGACATTTGCTCTGCAATAGTTTTTCTAATTCTAGTAAGTGGAATTCTTTCAATCTTTCCGTCTTGTTCATCTTTCTCATCTGCTATATCTACATCATATTTCACAGGTTTTTCCCCAGATATATTATTTTTAAATTGCCTTATATCTTCCTTCATAACCCTTCCATTTGGTCCTGTACCTTCTACCATATTTATATCTACATTTAAATCTTTAGCTAACTTTCTTGCAACAGGTGTAGCCAATACTTTCTTCCTTTTCCCTGGTTTCGAAACCGGGATTTGCCCTTCTGTACTAGCTGGTATTTCCTCAGATGAAGCTATAATATCACCTACTACTCCTGCCGTTTCTTCTTCCTCTGGAGAATCATCCCTTTCAACTGTTTTTTCTACTTCTTCTACTTTGTCTTCTCCACCGTCCTCTGAATCTATTGAAATTATAACGAAAATATCACCTACATTTATAACTCCTCCTTCTTCAAATTTCAATTCTAAAACTTTGCCTGTTTTTGGAGAAGGTATTTCTGTAGTAACTTTATCTGTTTCTACTTCTGCAACAGAGTCTCCTTCTTCTATATTTTGCCCTTCTTCCACTAGCCATTTTACCAAAGTACCTTCTGCAATACCTTCACCTATATCTGGAAATTGAAATTCAAATCTCATAAAATATCCTCCTCTCTTAAAATTCTACTACTTCTTCAATTGTCTTAGCAATTCTTTCAGGAGATGGTATATAATGCATCTCCCCTCTTGCTAATGGGAAAATAGTATCAAATCCAGTTACCCTAGTAGGAGGTGCTTCTAAATATAAGAAAGCCTTTTCATTAATAATAGAAACTAACTCTGCTCCCACTCCTAAGGTTTTTGGAGCTTCATGAACTATTATAGCCCTTCCAGTTTTCTTCACCGATTCTATAATAGTCTCTCTATCTATTGGAGAAATAGTCCTTAAATCTATAACCTCTGGGTTAATCCCCTTATCTTCTACTATTTTACTTGCTAATTGCACATCCCGTACCATGGCCCCCAAGTAATAATGGTTATATCTTCCCCTTCTTCTATTATTTTTGCCTTTCCAATAGGAATTTCATAAGCATTCTCTGGGACTTCTTGTCTGAAGGCTCTATAAATACGCTTTGGTTCTAAAAATATAACTGGATCTGGTTCTCTAATAGCTGCTATAAGAAGGCCTTTTGCGTCATAAGGTGTAGATGGAATTACAACCTTTAATCCTGGTATATGGCCATATAATGCCTCAGTACTTTCCGAGTGATGTTCTAGAGCCCTTATTCCTCCACCATAGGGAGCGCGAATTACCATAGGAACACTTAAACTACCACGAGTACGATTACGCATGCGGGAAACATGACTTATTATTTGATTAAAGGCCGGATATGAAAAGCCCATAAACTGCAGTTCAACTACAGGTTTTAGTCCATTAATAGCCATTCCAACACCTGTACCTACAATTGCAGATTCTGCAAGGGGAGTATCAAAGGCCCTATCTTCTCCAAACTTTTCTTGAAGCTCAACTGTAGCTCTAAAAACTCCACCTTCTACACCGACATCCTCACCATAAACTACTACAGTATCATCTAGTTCCATTTCATTCATAAGAGCTTGATTAACCGCCTGAACTATATTTAAAGTATTAGCCATTATTTTTGACCTCCTTCTAAAAATTCTTTATAATCTTCAAGTTGCTCTTCTAATTGTGGAGGCATAGTCTCATATTGATATTTAAATATATCCTCAATTTCTGTATCTGATTTTCCTTCAATTTCTTCAAATATTTTTCCTACTTTATCATTTAGTTCTTTCTTTATTTTTTCTTCCCACTCATCATTTATTAATCCTTTTGCCAATAAATATTTCTTAAACCTTAATATCGGATCTTTTTCCTTCCACTCTTCTACTTCTGCATCTTCTCTATATTTAGTAGGGTCATCAGAAGTAGTATGAGCACCTAATCTATAGGTATAAGCTTCGATTAAGGTTGGTCCTTCACCATTTCTTGCTCTATTTATTGCTTCTTTAGTAGCAGAGTACATTGCAAATATATCATTACCATCTACTAAAATACCTGGCATACCATAAGCAACAGCTTTTTGTGCAATAGTCTTACTAGCTGTTTGCCTATGTCGTGGTAATGAAATAGCGTATTGATTATTTTGTACAATAAATACTACAGGAACTTTAAAAACAGAGGCAAAGTTCAAAGCTTCATGGAAATCCCCATGAGAAGTACCTCCATCCCCTACATAAGTCACCACAACATTATTTTCCTTCTTAATATTATTAGCCATCCCAATACCAGTAGCATGTTGAAATTGAGAAGAAATAGGTACAGAAACTGGCAATACCTTCATATCAGCT
Proteins encoded in this window:
- the lpdA gene encoding dihydrolipoyl dehydrogenase produces the protein MNKYDLIVLGGGPGGYVAAIKAAQLGGKVAVVEKNKLGGVCLNWGCIPTKTLLKTAKLYKDMLRGKEFGIVGIDESKVKVDWNLLLKRKDKVVNQLVSGIYTLFKKNKIDLYEGKGTILNKNQIKVNGETITGKNMIIGIGAGESVPSIPGLEETLKTGKIINSKGALQLEEIPKDLVVIGGGVIAVEFATLFNALGSNVTLIQRSERILSSVEEEMARTLERHLKKEGINILTSTKLKSITEEKVVIEHRGKEKVFKGDKYLVSLGVKPDLSEMKNLNLETDSKGFIRTNNRMETNIDGVYAIGDLNGKYALAHVASAEGIVAAENIMGIESTLNYNIVPSAVYTFPELASVGMTEEEAKSKGHDITVSKFPLIANGKALADGETLGFVKIISDNQYGEILGTHIMASNATDMISEAVVAMQIEGTVYDIAKAIHPHPTLSEIMAEAAFGAIDKPIHI
- a CDS encoding dihydrolipoamide acetyltransferase family protein, giving the protein MRFEFQFPDIGEGIAEGTLVKWLVEEGQNIEEGDSVAEVETDKVTTEIPSPKTGKVLELKFEEGGVINVGDIFVIISIDSEDGGEDKVEEVEKTVERDDSPEEEETAGVVGDIIASSEEIPASTEGQIPVSKPGKRKKVLATPVARKLAKDLNVDINMVEGTGPNGRVMKEDIRQFKNNISGEKPVKYDVDIADEKDEQDGKIERIPLTRIRKTIAEQMSNSRFTIPHTTAMDELNVSNLYEFRKKYKNVLRDEGINITYLPFIIKAIIIALKEYPEFNSSLDEEKEELVLKYFYNIGIATDTERGLMVPVLKDADKKSVIEIAKEIDDLSSRAKDNEILIEELRGGTFTVTNYGSIGGLFGIPIINYPESAILGIGRIVEKPVVKDGEIAIEKVLPLSLSYDHRIIDGASGARFLNILSQALMEPEILLMKS
- a CDS encoding transketolase C-terminal domain-containing protein — protein: MVRDVQLASKIVEDKGINPEVIDLRTISPIDRETIIESVKKTGRAIIVHEAPKTLGVGAELVSIINEKAFLYLEAPPTRVTGFDTIFPLARGEMHYIPSPERIAKTIEEVVEF
- the pdhA gene encoding pyruvate dehydrogenase (acetyl-transferring) E1 component subunit alpha codes for the protein MRFENYNEFEDKQYNILDINGQITLPEDLPSLNDEQLVYLYKTMIYSRIIDEKALSYQRQGRMLTYAPNIGQEAAQVGSAYAMEEDDWLVPSFRELGALLIRGVPLEKIYLYWYGNEFGSHLEADMKVLPVSVPISSQFQHATGIGMANNIKKENNVVVTYVGDGGTSHGDFHEALNFASVFKVPVVFIVQNNQYAISLPRHRQTASKTIAQKAVAYGMPGILVDGNDIFAMYSATKEAINRARNGEGPTLIEAYTYRLGAHTTSDDPTKYREDAEVEEWKEKDPILRFKKYLLAKGLINDEWEEKIKKELNDKVGKIFEEIEGKSDTEIEDIFKYQYETMPPQLEEQLEDYKEFLEGGQK